One region of Populus trichocarpa isolate Nisqually-1 chromosome 4, P.trichocarpa_v4.1, whole genome shotgun sequence genomic DNA includes:
- the LOC7453638 gene encoding uncharacterized protein At2g29880 has product MSATQDVILGRPKAEWTPTRDAYLVELFIDQHNCGRTAYNEFKNEMIRSVTRDFNKRFSMNLEESQVKNRYNVMKKDYGVVKTLLTHTGFGWDESRQMVVADDKVWDSYIAVKCEARPFRRKSFPLYKQMSIIFEGERVAGKFQLPNGVPVEIEEGNSNTETVQSSEPANLPTHLVDGTLDSDSTVRVNDRHLKKRKSIGPSASGHKKRACENIGETLENALYEMFSAFTFKAIQRNASNEKAMYQKCLEELQKLDEFGDTEFVKAVNVLRDDKNAIAFMTIKGPRRLMWLRSLWQ; this is encoded by the exons ATGTCTGCCACACAAGATGTGATATTAGGTCGGCCGAAGGCAGAATGGACTCCAACTCGTGATGCATATCTGGTTGAGCTTTTCATCGATCAACATAATTGTGGAAGAACTGCTTACAATGagtttaaaaatgaaatgattagaTCTGTCACCCGAGATTTTAACAAGAGGTTTAGCATGAATTTAGAGGAAAGCCAAGTTAAAAACCGCTACAATGTGATGAAGAAAGATTATGGTGTTGTGAAAACCTTGCTGACTCATACTGGATTTGGCTGGGATGAAAGTCGGCAAATGGTCGTGGCTGATGATAAAGTTTGGGACAGCTACATTGCA GTGAAATGTGAAGCCAGACCTTTTAGACGAAAGAGCTTTCCACTGTACAAACAGATGTCCATCATATTTGAAG GAGAAAGAGTTGCTGGCAAATTTCAGTTACCGAATGGAGTTCCCGTTGAAATCGAAGAGGGAAATAGCAACACTGAAACAGTGCAGTCATCGGAACCTGCCAACCTGCCTACTCATCTAGTTGATGGCACTCTCGATTCTGATTCAACAGTCCGTGTCAATGACAGACACCTTAAGAAGCGAAAATCTATCGGTCCATCGGCATCAGGTCATAAGAAAAGGGCATGCGAGAACATTGGAGAGACATTAGAGAATGCATTATATGAAATGTTCTCTGCATTTACATTCAAAGCCATACAAAGGAATGCATCAAACGAGAAAGCCATGTATCAGAAATGCCTGGAGGAGCTGCAGAAATTGGACGAGTTTGGTGATACAGAATTTGTAAAGGCAGTTAATGTTCTCAGAGATGATAAGAACGCAATTGCTTTCATGACAATCAAAGGGCCTAGACGTTTGATGTGGCTAAGGTCTCTATGGCAGTGA